TGCCCGCCGCCGCATGGAAAAGCTGGGGCGTTTTTACGGCAAGTCCGCCGGTCTGGAAGTGAATGTCGTGCTTACGGTGGATAAGTTCCGTCATCGCTGCGAAGTGACCGTCAGCGGCGAAGGCCTGCACATTAACGCTACGGAGCAAACCTCCGATATGTATGCGGCCATCGACCTTGTGACCGACAAGGTGGAAGCTCAGATCAAGAGGCAGGTTTCCCGGGTCAAGGAGCAGCGCCGCAAGGCCCGCAACGCCGAGGTGGATGTCTTTACCTATAACCTGGAAGCCCAGCCCGAGGAAAACCAGACCGTGGTGGGCACAGACCGTTTCGCGCCCAAGCCGCTGCATCTGGATGAAGCGCTGATGCAGCTGGATTCCATCGGTAGTGAATTTCTGGTCTTTCTCAATGCCGAAAGCAACCGCGTCAATGTGGTCTACCGGCGGCGCACCAGCGGTTACGCCCTGATCGACCCCGTGCTGTAGGTTGATCCATATTTTTATCCGCCGGGCCGGACCCGTATTTCGGCCCGGCGGCTCTCCGCGAAGCATATGTCATGAGCACGCCACAACCACCCCGCCGCGGCCCTTCCAGCGCGGATTCGTCCGCGGACGCTCCCAGAGTCGTTCCGGAGCGCGCCGTGCAGGTTTGTATTGTCACCGGTCTCTCCGGCGCCGGTAAAAGTACTGCCTTGCAGGTTTTTGAAGATTTGCGCTATCTTGCCGTGGACGGCTTGCCCGCGAGCCTGGCTCCGGAAATGGTCGGCATGATGGAACGGCCTTCCATGAGCCATTTCCAAGGCATTGCTTTGGGCATGGACATGCGCCAGAACAATTTTCTGGATGAAATCAACGACGCCCTGAGTGCCATGGCCGCCAAGGGCATCCGTCCGCTTTTGCTGTTTCTGGAGGCCGACGCGCAGGAGCTCATGCGCCGCTACGCCACCACCCGCCGCCCGCATCCGCTGGAACGCGAAGGCATGGGCCTTGAAGCCGCCCTTGCCGCCGAGCGTAACCGCCTGCGCATCTTGCGGGAAATGGCGGATCTGGTCATCGATACCTCACGTTTTTCCATCCATGACCTGCGGCGCTCCATTCAGAAGCGCTGGAGCGGCAACAAGGATAAATTGCGCGCCATCCGCGTCAATGTGATTTCCTTTGGCTTCAAATATGGGGTTCCCCGCGAAGCGGATATGGTTTTCGATCTGCGCTTCCTGCCCAATCCATATTTTGTGGAAGGTCTGCGTCCCCTTTGCGGCAAGGACAAGGTCGTGTCCGACTATGTTTTCGCCTCGTCCAGTGCTGTGGAATTCCGCAAAAAATTGCTGGATCTGCTTTTTTTTATGCTGCCGTTGATGGAGGCCGAAGGCCGCTATCGCGTCACCATTGCCGTGGGCTGCACCGGCGGGCGGCACCGTTCCGTTGCCATGGCCGAGGAATTGTCACAGGCGCTCCGCCAGGCGGACTATCCGGCCTCTCTGGAGCACCGGCACCTTGAACTTGGCTGAAAAAGCTGGCAGGTTGTGAACCGCGAGGAATGCCATGACGGATGAAAGCAAGACGACACAAGTCGGAATAATTGTGGTTTCTCATGCGGACTACGGTTCAGCCATGTTGCGCACGGCCGAGTTTATTTTGGGGCCGCTGAGCGATTGCAGCTCCATCAGTGTTGATGTGGCGCATGAAGTTTCCGAAACAGTACGCCGCCTGGACGATGCGGCTCAGCGTCTGGACAAGGGGGCGGGCGTCATCATCCTTACGGATATGTTTGGCGGCACGC
This window of the Desulfovibrio porci genome carries:
- the hpf gene encoding ribosome hibernation-promoting factor, HPF/YfiA family, giving the protein MNISFAFKNFEASDHLKKYARRRMEKLGRFYGKSAGLEVNVVLTVDKFRHRCEVTVSGEGLHINATEQTSDMYAAIDLVTDKVEAQIKRQVSRVKEQRRKARNAEVDVFTYNLEAQPEENQTVVGTDRFAPKPLHLDEALMQLDSIGSEFLVFLNAESNRVNVVYRRRTSGYALIDPVL
- a CDS encoding PTS sugar transporter subunit IIA, yielding MTDESKTTQVGIIVVSHADYGSAMLRTAEFILGPLSDCSSISVDVAHEVSETVRRLDDAAQRLDKGAGVIILTDMFGGTPTNLALSLLGSHKVEVVTGVNLPMLLKVFTSRDKQLDELAQLAGEAGAKGIVVAGSMLRNKARDKAGD
- the rapZ gene encoding RNase adapter RapZ, with the protein product MSTPQPPRRGPSSADSSADAPRVVPERAVQVCIVTGLSGAGKSTALQVFEDLRYLAVDGLPASLAPEMVGMMERPSMSHFQGIALGMDMRQNNFLDEINDALSAMAAKGIRPLLLFLEADAQELMRRYATTRRPHPLEREGMGLEAALAAERNRLRILREMADLVIDTSRFSIHDLRRSIQKRWSGNKDKLRAIRVNVISFGFKYGVPREADMVFDLRFLPNPYFVEGLRPLCGKDKVVSDYVFASSSAVEFRKKLLDLLFFMLPLMEAEGRYRVTIAVGCTGGRHRSVAMAEELSQALRQADYPASLEHRHLELG